The window TACTAAATCTTATTTTCGACACATTGCAAAATCTCTTATCATTTAATTGTTCCTGTTATCTTCAACGTGCATCCCATCCACGTGGCAGCAAGCAATTCGAGGAATGTTCGGCGCGGCCCAGATCTATGTAACGGCGCCGTCAAAACGCCCGTTTTCAGATTCCCCGTCACTGTTAACGGAGTCTGGACCACGTTTGGCCAACCCGCACTTATAAACCAAATCAATCACAGCCGTCCAACGGACTCATCATCAGCACCATCATTATCATCGTCATCGCGctctccctctcctctctctctctctctctagaaacgaGGTCCAGGGAGAGACAACGATGAGGAAGCAACAGCACGAAGATCTTGCAGAAGAGGAATTTACGACGATGGAGGTGACTCGAGCTGCCACGTCAGAGACGGCGGCGAGAAAGAGGAAGGCCGGCAGCGCGGACGGAGAATCAGTCGAATTGCCGTCGTCGTATGATGTGGCTCAGCACAAGAAGAGGCCGAGAAGACCCGTCGTCGTGGTTAGCAGCGCGCCGAAAATCAAGACGGAGGCAGAGAGCGTACGGACTTCCAACGACGACGTTTGGACGTCGGATCACGCGGAGAGCTCCTGCTGCTCGAGTAACGGCTCGAGCGAGCTggtaaattcaaaattaattagtgaaataaattcaattctcttgtAACTCTTTGAATTTTTCAGTTTTGTCGCGCTTTAATTAACtggaattttaattaattattttttgcagGAGGATGAGAGTGACCAGGTCGAATCGTGGACGTATAATTCCAGCAGATACGAAAGGTTTTATtcgcacacacacatatataaatatgcATATAATATTACAATTCGTCGAACATTTATTACCGTATTTTTTGCATCCTatcttaaatttcaaaattcaaaagtttaattttgtttcaaaattcgAATTTGTTTCACTCACTTAGGTGAAGTGTATTTAAATTTGCACACTCTGTCTAAATTATTTGTTTCTCAATTCACTTCTCTCGCTTTTGCGTGCGTTTTTTTGCTTTCGCGGCAGGAGAAAGATGACGGCACCGACGAGCGAAGTTGGAGCGGAAGCAGAATCGACGGCGAGGCTTAAAGAGGAGTCTCAACGACGATCACCGGCGGTAGTGAACGCGTCGGAGCTCGAAGAATTCTTCGCTGTCGTGGAAAAGGAAAGCCAGCAAAAATTTAACGAGAAGTAAGTCaactcattttaaaaaaaaaaaaaattaatttatagcTCGTTCGAATTTAGGTTTTACGTTCTCATTGTCCGAGCATGAAATTCTAAATTGATGATAAATTTTCAGGTACAATTTTGATGTTTCTAAGGACAAGCCGCTCGAAGGACGTTACGAGTGGGTTCGATTAAAGCCATGAAACACGAGCGAGCGGTCGAAAGGAATCGAAAAAGATCGGTAATTCTCATGCATAATCTGTTgctattattaatttttttttaattaggttCTACTAATTACGTTCAGTTCTTCGCTAGTTTTatcgtttttcttcttttaatcaTGTACAGCTAAGCTTAGCACTGTAAGTTAGTTTAGAAGAAGAAgcagtttgttttgtttttctgtacGATCTGAATTCTAGAAGAGAACAAACGACTGTTGGAATAACAAAAGCTTCTAGAATTCTGATCTCCCTTCATTTTCTGGTGTCTCGTTCTCTCCACCTATCTAGACTCCTACTCTTCATTCTTTTGCAGTACTCTTCTCTCTCGTACCCTGAGAAATTATTCACAGTTATGTGGTATGTATAACCCATTGTGATGTAGTACAGTAACATGATATTAGTTAGTATTGGTTATATCTCGTAATTATGTTTCAGTATAGAAAAATTATTGTGTGATACTGAATCATAGCCACGTGGTAAGTAAAAAACCAGTCCCTATTTTGTCTAGTATTACAATAGTAGCTAATATTGTTATATCCCGTAATTAATTGTGTTTTAGTACGATCATACTAACTCAATACTATAACAGTATTTGTTATATCACGAATATGTGTTCCAGGATGATAATAATAACTTTCCAGACCTGTAGTGTTCCAATAATACATGCAAATGCAGGCAATAATTTCGTGCATTTTAGCGTTTTTTATTACTATTTGAGTAATGTTAAGTAGACCATATATTTATACCACATTGGTATGCCATCACATGTTGTAAGTAATGCATACAATCAACATCTAATcaaataaattcattaattaacaTGACATGTACATATCATTTACCACATCACATGGTAGACACATGTGGTACAAAAATGTGAACTTTCTAGCATTTTTCTTATTgtaaaggaaataaaaattctctaaattaagggttagtttggtattgttgtgctttaaaGAAAACTGCTTAtgttgtgttgtgagaataaaccgctataaaataaagttgttgagtgtttgacaaacctttatttatttatttattttgtaaaagtgcttttaacaaaaaaaaaaaaaacaatataggagtgcttggtaaacttttatataaattgatgtgaatatgttaaatgattaaaaaaatatgtttttaatataatataatgaTTATCAGAGGCAATAACTTATTActattaatataatataataatagaaggcaaagattgtaattttgcaaaatatgttatttgtaaatttcattaaataagcacttattactattatttgaaaataaaaacactttttttggATCATACTTCCACTTTTCTACGGTTATTagcaacaatttaaaaaaaaaatcacttatttttgttctaaattttttaataaacttttttttttgaagtatcAGAATCCCAAGCCGACCtaaaaataatttgtttttgaTGTTTTCCTAATTTTCTGGGAATTTGGAAGTCTCCTCTTGGTCGAGTTGTCATCATAGTTGATGATGATTAGTGTAGCCTGTAATATCCGGCCACGTGTTCGAAGTCCGGAAAGTTATCTTATCCCCTCCATCAATCAACACCGAGCATTGTTCTATCTGCacagaaatttttaattgtgacgagAACATGGATGATATACTACATGTTTTTATACAAGTGgttgaaatttttaatttttaagttattaaccttttaacgcACATAACCCATCATTTATATAaagacacgtgatgtatcactTCGTATAAtgatcacattaaaaaatctctcacatTTGCGTGGCCATTACAAATcctgagtgaaaaaaaaaaaaaaatgaaaatgcatGGAATCGGAAAGAGATAATATTTACTATTACTAGCTATCATTATAGGAaccaggatcctcgccggatccattctctagggatcctagggatcacGCAATTATGTTCgtttatcatatatcgtgcggtAAGTTTTTGTTAGctactatttatatttgaattttaaattttaaattttaaatgatttatgaccacacgatatacgatgaacgaatacaATTGCATCATCCCTAGAATCCCTAGTGaatggatccggcgaggatcctggtTCTCATTATAGCTCCATGTTGTACGGAGATCGCAAACTGATTTgggtaaaagtaaaaaaaaggcaactaaaaaataagacaaattcacTCCATTCACCTGAGTTTCTTCTGCTACTCTCTACTTGTTTATACGTGTACTACAAAACAGTTAAAGAGACACAGAAGGCAAAATATGAAAGGTCTGTAAAGAGAAGTGATCAGAGGCTTTTAATTTAACTCATGCTTCATCTGTACTTTCGAGGGGAAGGTATATTTTTTGTTCGAGATTTCGTAGTCCAGTGAGCAGTCTATTCATGTCCATATTGTTTCAATTCAATCACATTTACGGTTTGACAGATGTTTGATTTTACTGCATAGGTAATTAGAAGCTTAACTATTTAATATAAGTTGTTAAGGAGAACGAGATGTGATACAAGGATATTTTTGCTAACCATCCTTAAGTTGGTGATGCTCATCACATccttatttatcatttttatatgagtttaaattttgaaatttgtgtaGTGTATAGTCGcaaattttaaaacttaaactCATCCAACGGTAATAAGTACGGTGCTAAATATTACCATCACTTGAGAGTGGTGTGCAAAAAAGCACCCATCTGATACCATGTCAAGATTTTATAATCTGCTTAATTATGCTGATATTGTCTCAACTTAATCACTTGCATAATTCAACACCTGATGAATTTTATCACGAAAAGATTCCAACATGGGATTAAATTGTTCAACATTTTTTTACTGCATGTGTCTTGATCATTTATGATATTTTGGAAATTTGTTGCACGGTAGAgtgaacaagaaaataaaaagacaaaagaGGTGGGTGTTACGAAGATTCTGATTCTCTTGACTATAAGTTTACACTAGAatacaagaaattattttcatcAACCGTTGATATTTCTTGATACCTCAAGCATCTACAACCTTTTAACTGATTAAAAGTTCCTAGCTACTTCAAGGATCGATTAGCAATGTTTATATTTGTTTAGttactaattaaaaaagtttAGGGGTTATAGAGGTAGATTGTCAAAAGAGAGACATAGAGAGGAGTAGATTTTTTAAAGTTATAGAGATCttacttaaaattaaaagtgTGAAACGTGCGGATAGGAAGGTGCAAGATTTTTATTGAGCTTACATCTATTTAGGAGTTCTAATTGATTAAGAATAcaagagaggaagaaatattTGGTTATCCCGGATTACTTGATGGTCAAGTAAACTTATAATGATTGGGAATATTTTTCCTATTTGGTGCTAAAGATATGTATTAGGGATTTCTTTATGGGCAAGAAACCTAATATACTCACCTATAAATATAAGGCTTAGGTCCCCACTCTTGTACACACATTATGGCATAAAACCCTACCCTATATAGGAGTGCATAAGGCGTGTACTAGGAGCGGAAGATCTTTGCTTGCTGTTGTGTTAGTGTTTCATCACTAAGCTTGGATTCAATGGCTTTTCAAGGTTAGTACTTTTAGTATGTATATTAAAGTTAacttacatgtggtatcagagagTAGGTTATATGCATCTAGATGTCTAAAACCAAGATTATATTTATAAAGAAACTAAGAAGCAAGATTGCTGTTCAAATCATGTGTCTTATACTTGTTTATACTACGTGTTGTTTACAAGACTTGAAGCATATCAAGGTTGccgtgacacaccccaaccaaaatcaaggcgtgctggccgtcacaccttgattttggtcggggtgtgtcatgccATGGCATTAATTTGATGTAGAATTGATTATTCAAGGCATGAaagtaatttatatatatatatatatatatatatatatatatatatatatatatatatactgctATGGTTCTGTGTATATATTATTTCAAATAGCATTACAGCATGTTAGATTGCAGCACATAATTGAATCACGAACTCGATTAGGGTTTTCCAAAACAACTTAGCTTGTTCTTCCCCttttacataaaacataaaCATGTTAAAATTCCGCTGCAAGTATTAAAAGACCCATAAAGATGTCAAGATTGAAGAGATATCCTATTTTATTGTCTAGCACACAACCATTCAATCGAGTAGCCAGCCATCCTTTCAATCCCAGATTATAATGACAAATTTGTATTATAGACACTGCCAGTTAGGGTTTTCGGGCTACAGATGTGAACTTTTAATTGGACGTCATCTATAATAGAACAAGGTATTATATTAACTTATACGAATTTTGGCTCTTTTCAGTCTACAGATGTGAAGGGTTTTGATAACAGTTTTTTCATGTTAAGTTCATATAGTAGCCTTGTGAAAGTATTAAAGGCATGTTGATAATCTGTCCGCAGATGTTTATCAATTATGTATAAAGTTTTGGGGTTAAAGATTAATAAAGTTGCATGTTCCTTGTTTCTCTTTCAGTAGTGAACCCGTCTGCCATCAATTCCATTGACCCTTGTCTGGTGACAACTttaagaagtggaaaagagatTTAGAGATTGTCCTAGGTCTATGGGACATCAACTTAGCCCTAAAAAAAGAGAAACCAGTTGCACTAACTAACACCAGCATAACAGAAACTCAAATTCGAGAAGTGGGAAAGCTCGAATACACTGTGCTTGCTGATCATGGAGAAGACCATCACTAAAGCTATTTTTGGTGGAATACTAGCCTCTGAGAATGCCAAGGAATTTTTGGAATCTGTGagtgcaaagttcatggaatcCAAGAAAGCTGAGATTGGAAACCTGATGAGTAAGCGCACAATTATGAAATATGATGGAGTTTGAGGTATAAGGGAGTATATTTTAAGTATGGTAGACGTTGCAACCAAGCTGAACAGTCTTAAAATTCCCATAGCTAATCTGTACTTAGTCCATTTGGTCCTTAACTCCCTTCCTTCCAAATATGATCAACTCAAGATCATCTACAATGCTTTGAAGGACAAATAGAGTGTGAATGAACTGATTTCTGTCtgtgttcaagaaaaagaaaggttcAAGGAAGAGAAGGAGACTCATTATGTGCATCTCACCATTAATGCTCATAAGCGCCGTCCCTTCAAATGAAGCTTTCATACTGCCAATAAAGAAGTTGCAAAGCCTAATCCTTCCCCTAAGACGCCTGCTCTTGGTGTCAATCAAACCAATAATCCTGGCTGTTACTTTTGTAACAAATTAGGTCATATAAGGAGAAATTGCAATAGATATAAGCGTTGGGCAGAGAAAAGGGCTGCTAAAGGACTTCATAAGCCagaaaacaccaaataaaaaccaAGTTCAAGTCGTTGTAAGGAATGGCAAGAGAGTTCGAGTCCATGCAATAGGCACCGTTAGACTTTATCTAGATTATGGATTTGTTTAGAGTTAAATGACGTTGTTTATGTACCTTCCATGAGAAGGAATTTGATTTCTATTTCCAAACTTGTCAAATCGAAGTTTAAGGTTGATATGCAtgattttagttttgatttgtTCTTAAATTCTATTCGTGTTGGGAATGGTTTGTTAGTTGATGAAATGTTTCAATTGACtcatggaaaagaaaaattagctcTTAATGTTGAAACCATAGGTCAAAAACGTCCTCTCATCCGAGATAGTTCATCAAGGTTATGGCACAAACGTCTAGGTCACATATTTAGAGAAAGAATGCAATGCCTAGTCAAGGAGGAAATCCTTCCTCCATTAGACTTTACAAATTATGGTGATTGCATCGAGTGCATTAAAGGAAAGATGACTAACACAAGGAAATTAGGGTCAACTAGGAGTTCTCATTTCTTACAAATCATCCACACCGATATATGTGGTCCTTTTCCAATCGAAACTCTAGAGGGTCATAGGTACTTCATCATTTTCATTGATGATTACTCAAGGTTATGTTATCTTTACCTAATCCCAACTAAATCTAGTGCATTTGAGGTTTTCAAAGTCTTTAAAACTGAAGAAGAAAGCCAACTTGACCTAAAAATTAAATTGGTTTGATCCGATAGGGGAGGAGAATATTATGGCAAGTATGATGAGCAAGGAAGGCATCATGCATCCTTTGCACGTTATTTGCAAGATGGTGGGATAGTTGCTTAGTACACTAACCCCTGGGACTCCAGAAGAAAATGGAGTAGCTAAACGAAGAAATAGAACTTTGAAAGATATGTGAGAAGCATGATTTGTAACACTAATCTCACAAGATTTCTGTGGGGATATGCGATTAAGACTGCCAACTACATCTTTAATAGAGTTCCTAGTAAGTCAGTTCCCCAAACACCTTCTGAGTTGTGGAATAAAAGAAAACCAAGCCTCAATCACTTGCACGTATGGGGAAGCAAAGCTGAAGCCCGAGTTTACAATCCAGAGTTAGCTAAATTGGATCCCAAAATAATAAGTTGTTTCTTCATTGGCTATGCAGAAAGATTGAAAGGTTTTCGTTTTTATAGCCCTAATCACACTACCAGAATTCTAAAGACTGGAAAAGCCAAGTTCATTGAGTATGATGATGTTGTTGAAGGAGTGAACAAGGactttattttttgaagaagaaTGAGAGATTGGGATTGAACCAACTAATCCCACCATTCTTGAACCAATTGTTGCCATTCCTTTACTTCGACCTCTACCACAAGCTGAGCACGTTGTTAAGCCAATAAATCAAGAAAATGTACAAGATGAAGCACCACATGTGGAAGAGAATGTTGAACTTGGTGGCATGACACAACATGAGACACAAGAATTTAGGAGATCTCATAGAGAAAGAAGGCTAACTGTACTACTAGATTTTGTTTACATGACTGAGATGAACTATAATGTTTCAGAATATGAAGACTCTTTAACATACAAAGAGGCTATCACTAGTGTAGAGTCTGAAAAGTGGATTGAAGCTGTGCAAAGTGAGTTAAAGTCCATGGAAAATAACAAAGTGTGGGAGCTAGTTGAACCACATCAAGGAGTTAAACTTTTTGGATGCAAGCGGGTATTTAAAACTAAGAAGGATTCTAAAGGCAACATCGAGAGACACAAGGCAAGATTGGTAGCTAAAGGTTTCACACAACAAGAAGGTGTAAACTACACCAAGACCTTTTCTCCAGTTTCGACAAAAGATGCATTTAGAATCATCATAGCCTTGGTAGCACATTTTGATCTATATATGCATGAAATGGACGTTAAAAATGCGTTCCTCAATGGcgatttggatgaagaaatattCATGAGGCAACCTAAGGGTTTTGTGGAGGAAGGAAAAGAACACTTGGTGTGTAAGTTGAAGAGGTCAATCTATAGGTTAAGACAAGCTTCGAGGCAATGGTATTTGAAATGTGATAAGATTGTCACTTTATATGGTCTcaaggaaaataaaattgatgcATGCATATATGTTAAATTCTGTGGGAGcaagtttatttttcttgttctatatgttgatgacatactACTTTCCAATAGTGATAAGGATTTGTTGCATGACACCAAAGAGTTCTTGTCCAAGAATTTTGAGATGAATGACCTTGGAGAGGCTTCTTATGTTTTGGGCATTGAAATTCATCGAGATAGATTTCGTGGTTTGTTAGGTCTCTCACAAAAGGCCTATATTGAGAAAGTATTGAAGAGATTTAACATGTTGACAAGCAACAGTGCTGAAGTTCCAATCTCCAAGGGTGATAAATTGAGTAACAAAGATTGTCCGAAGAATGACATAGAAATGAAGGAGATGAAGAACAAGCCTTACGCTTCAGTGGTTGGAAGCATTATGTATGCTCAAGAATGTACTCGCCCAGACTTAGCATTTTCTGTTAGTGTTCTAGGTAGGTACCAATCTAATCCAGGAATGGCACACTGGAAAGCTGCAAAGAAGGTTCTGCGTTATTTACAAAGAACCAAATATCACATGCTTGTTTTCAAGAAGACTGACAAGTTAGAATTGGTAGGTTATCCCGATTCTGATTTTGTTGGATGTCATGATGACTTAATGTCAACttccaattttgtgtttatgtttggaggtggtgcaataGCCTAGAAAAAGTGTCAAATAGAAAACTATGGTTGTCTCGACAATGCATGCCGAGTTCATGGCATGTTTTGAAGCAACGATGCATGGCATTTGGTTGAGGAACTTTGTGTTAGGTTTGCAAGTTGTCGATAATATATCAAGACCTATTCAATTGTATTGTGACAACAAGGGAGCTATTTTCTTTTGCAAAAACAACAAGAGATCTTCAGGACTCAAGCATGTTGACATAAAGTTCTTGAAGGTTAGAGAAAATGTGCGAGAATGAGTCACTACGATTGATCATATCAGTACCGTGGACATGATTGCAGAGCCATTGAACAAAGCTATATCTAATGTAGATTTTCTAAAACATGTCACAAGCATGGGAGTTCTATCAAGTTTCGAAGATATCTTAATAGAGTGGGAGCTAGAGTTGTTCTTGTTTGCTAGTTatcttttttagttttgaaaattttcttttggttgagGTTTCATGGATATGCATTAAAGAATGATATGCTTTGTTTCTACATACTTATTTCATTCCAATAAGCTAATTTTCTATATATCAAGATTGCTCTTTTGACATAAGGGCTTATTTTAAGCATTAAAGGTCACTTTGTGATCGTAAAGAGGACCATATATGTGTCAAGTGTGATATCCACCATTAAGCTCACTGACCATATATATGAGTTTGTCCATGACTTGTTGGTACTTCATGTGAATATTGTTGCTTGTATGTGATTATGGAGGTATGTATTCGCTATTGAATATCATAGTCTATAGTTCTACAAGCTAATGATATTTGACACTGAGTTTGAAAAGATATTGTTATCAAATGATCTTCCAAGGTTGCGCGCATAAGGAAATTGATTCTTGATCCTAAAGAGAACTTTTGAATAGATGTCTCacccaagtgggagaatgtaagactTTTATTGGGCTTACATCTATTTAGGAGTCCTAACTGATTAAGAATACAAGATAGGAAGAAATATTTGGTTATCCCAGATTACTTGGTGGTCAAGTAAACTTATAATGATTGGGAATATCTTTCCTATTAGGTCATGGATTCTAGAGGTGCTAAAGATATGTATTAGGGATTTCTTTATGGGCAAGAAACCTAAAATACTCACCTATAAATATAAGGCTTAGGTCCCCACTCTTGTACACACATTCTAGAACAAAACCCGACCCCATATAGGAATGCATAAGGCGTGTACTAGGAGCAGGAGATCTTTGCTTGCTGCTGTGTTTTTGTTTCATCACTAAGCTTGGATTCAATGGCTTCTCAATGTTAGTACTTTTAGTATGTATATTAAAGTTAACTTACAGAAGGTGAAAACTGATTATGGATTCAAATATATGACGCAGCATGACAAGGAGAGTGTATCAAACGATAACCTCATTGCATAAGCAACTAGCCTCTTAGCCCTTGGTTTATGAGAGTAAAAATAAGAAACGaatttatgaagaaaaaaaaagtcgaAAATTTTGGCATAAAAAGACCAGGCATCCCAACGAAATCATGAAATGGTCTCGAGTCACTGTTCTCTTCAAAATAGCGGGTCAATGGCCTAAATGGACACCAAAACCCATTTGCACAACTTATATTTTGCTAATCATAGTTGCGCATCAATTTGATCTTGGATCCATTATTTCATCAATCAATGTCATTATcaattaaaatgttataaagCGAGTGAACTGGCATGCCCAACGCCCACAGAAGAACCTTAGGCATGCTTGTATGTGCTTCAACACATTCCATTTCAAAGAAAGATTTTTTTGtgatacatacatatattacaTGGTTGGAGATTTAATCGTAATGAGCACGCCATAAAAATGTGGTACCAGAAATAAaactttcacttataagtaaagagcTCAACTACTAGACCATTATACTAATAAATGAAATTTGTAACCAAataaaattctagaaaatatttcaaaagaaGCCAATTCTACTTGCCACACCAGTGTAGATCACAAAATACAAAGTAGAATTTGCCTCTCtagttaaccaaaaaaaaaaaaaagaagaaaccgAGAAAAACCCTTAATCTATAGGATAATTCTTTTTCTAGATGGGCCTTGTTTGTTGAGATTCTTCTCAGTTCTCATAAGAGCTTTCGATGAGTTGGTTGTGATGGATCCTGGGtgaccaaaagaaaattaattggaCTATGGGCCTAGTTTTCCATTAATGGGCTTAAGATTTTAGGGCTTTTGTGAAAATGTAATACCTATTAATTGTTGCAATACATTATGACTGGTTTGATAACAAgttcatttcttttttgttattttttgatTGTTAGATATAAAGAAGTTAGGCCTCGTTTAGCAACTTGGattgtactgactatttctgtcggataggaGAAATAGTCATcagatagtactgactaaattagtcgggcaTTTGGTGTAGTATTGGactaataattgtattatttatattgtgtttggtACTTAACCGaataagaaaaggaagaagaaaaaaaaattgacaaatctttgtttgtttgttgaacttttctcatatttatacctattgaaaatttgaaaaccacaCAAAGTttcaaataacaaagaaaaatagtaaattccatacatcaaattcaaaatattttccaaTAAACTAAGCTATAAAAAGGGCCAAATTCTAGCAGCTGACTGCGTGCAATGTCGGTGGAGAAGTGGAAATCTTGGAAGGAGGTGGAGGAGCGGGAAGAGGTCTTGGCCAGAGAGGGATTGAGATCCAAGACGAAGCGCCGTTGAGTCTGAGGTGGAGAAAAAGGAGGCAAAACCGCTACCAGGGAATGGGACAAAGTCTTGGGGAAGTGGAGTCGATTAGGAGAGTAAGAGAGAGTCATGTTGCACAAAGAACCGCCATAGCGAGAAGCAGAGAAAGAATGCTCAAATGCATCATTGGGGGTGGTCACAGACGGAGGGTTGTAGGGGTCGGAGATGCAGCGGCGGAGAAGGAGGGAGATCCTGTGATAGCCAGAAGAAGATGCAGGGAAAGAAGACTCTTGTTCTGGGTGGTTGGATGGAACTTGGTGGGG of the Pyrus communis chromosome 1, drPyrComm1.1, whole genome shotgun sequence genome contains:
- the LOC137708528 gene encoding cyclin-dependent kinase inhibitor 6-like, coding for MRKQQHEDLAEEEFTTMEVTRAATSETAARKRKAGSADGESVELPSSYDVAQHKKRPRRPVVVVSSAPKIKTEAESVRTSNDDVWTSDHAESSCCSSNGSSELEDESDQVESWTYNSSRYERRKMTAPTSEVGAEAESTARLKEESQRRSPAVVNASELEEFFAVVEKESQQKFNEKYNFDVSKDKPLEGRYEWVRLKP